Proteins from a single region of Xiphophorus maculatus strain JP 163 A chromosome 22, X_maculatus-5.0-male, whole genome shotgun sequence:
- the LOC111606740 gene encoding autophagy-related protein 16-like, with translation MGSWKNHVRSQLLHRDDKEKLPYVGVFNRFSQLADQFEIRTRILEDIQCKLRESEHLADNLSQTVSDVTSVLYVKEAEVQYWQSRVSQHRQEALTLAIAKNNLKAALLDFEFTMECQSKELVALRSERTKLKEALDQAHRDKEELVQRWIEEKSAEADRLNKHNDLTQRWQHLGKQLKKHFHGERGKRFTHLLTDATDGAREASQSVIQGVQDSRQEVQMKTPSLLQKKSGIALES, from the exons ATGGGGAGCTGGAAGAATCATGTGCGATCTCAACTTCTTCACAGAGACGATAAAGAAAAACTACCATATGTTGGCGTTTTCAATAGAT TCTCTCAGCTGGCGGACCAGTTTGAAATTCGCACACGGATTTTGGAGGATATTCAGTGTAAA CTGAGAGAAAGCGAACACTTGGCAGACAAC CTGTCTCAAACTGTCTCTGACGTGACCTCAGTCTTGTATGTAAAAGAAGCTGAGGTCCAATACTGGCAGTCACG CGTGTCACAACACCGCCAAGAGGCCCTTACTCTGGCTATAGCGAAAAACAACTTAAAGGCTGCCCTTCTAGATTTTGAGTTCACCATGGAGTGTCAGTCCAAAGAGTTGGTGGCCCTGCGCTCGGAGCGGACCAAACTGAAGGAGGCACTGGATCAGGCCCACAGAGACAAAGAGGAACTTGTGCAGCGATGGATTGAGGAAAAGAGTGCTGAAGCAGATCGACTGAATAAACACAATGACTTAACGCAAAG gtgGCAACATCTGGGCAAACAGCTGAAGAAGCACTTCCACGGGGAAAGAGGAAAACGCTTTACTCACTTACTGACAGACGCTACGGATGGTGCGAGAGAAGCATCTCAGTCAGTCATTCAGG GAGTTCAAGACTCTAGACAGGAAGTTCAGATGAAAACACCATCTCTCCTTCAGAAAAAGTCTGGCATCGCCCTGGAATCTTAG
- the tex36 gene encoding testis-expressed protein 36, which translates to MVKGGKRYYGMEKDGQWFVHPHGSKLTSREVCTTTGAMLSEAKTLLPEDRHVKRYPKWKIDQRSREDYPLSCHDNKNTLKSSITIFSNGVGRRKYPDDHIQTTTQISLAHESAEEPISRFFAIQPDFTSVEVLSVPTKNRRFPQNHKLRSERAFDETREQLMWFGQVPDSLDVLATSNLSTPSESSLI; encoded by the exons atggtgaaaggaggaaaacGCTACTATGGTATGGAGAAGGACGGCCAGTGG TTTGTCCATCCACACGGTTCAAAGTTAACATCTCGTGAAGTCTGTACAACCACTGGAGCTATGCTGAGTGAGGCTAAGACATTGTTGCCTGAGGATCGGCATGTGAAGCGCTATCCTAAATGGAAAATTGACCAG CGATCCAGGGAGGATTATCCATTATCATGTCATGACAATAAGAACACCTTAAAAAGTAGCATCACAATCTTCTCTAAT GGTGTGGGGCGAAGAAAATACCCCGATGATCATATTCAGACCACAACTCAGATCAGTTTGGCCCACGAATCAGCTGAAGAGCCTATATCTAGGTTTTTTGCAATTCAACCTGACTTTACTTCAGTGGAGGTCTTGAGTGTACCGACCAAGAACAGGAGGTTCcctcaaaaccacaaactgagGTCAGAAAGGGCCTTTGATGAGACAAGGGAGCAGTTAATGTGGTTTGGACAAGTCCCAGATAGTCTGGATGTGCTGGCAACTTCCAACCTGTCGACCCCTTCAGAGTCCTCACTCATTTAG